DNA from Krasilnikovia cinnamomea:
AGGTCGCGCTGGTCCTCGACCGCTGACACCCGCGGCCGGTGCGGCCGGGCGATCCTGAACGGATACCCAGCATGCGGATACGCAGCCGTTATGCCTGGGTTGCGCCGGATCAGTAGATTTGTGCTCATGAAACGGGGACTTGCGGCCGGTATCGCGATCGTCATCGCGGCCGGTGGCTGCACCAGCGGGCGGAACTCCAGCGCCGATCGCCCATCGGCCCAAGCGTCGAGCCGGGCGCCGAGCTTCAGTCCGGGCGCCCCCGGCGCCGGTGACCCGTACTTCCCGACGTACGGAAACGGCGGGTACGACGTCGGCGGGTACGACCTCGCGCTGCGCTTCGACCCCGGCACCGGCCGGTTGAGCGGCACCGCCACGATCACCGCCACGGCCACCCAGGACCTGTCCCGCTTCAACCTCGACCTGGCCCACCTCACCGCCTCCGAGGTGACCGTGGACGGGCGCGGGGCCACCAGCCAGGCCGAGGGCAACGAACTCGTCGTCACCCCGGCCGTCGGGCTGCTCAAGGACCGCCCGTTCACCGTGGTGGTGCGCTACGCCGGGGTGCCGCAGCCGCTGGCCAACGAGGCGCTCGGCGAGGGCGGCTGGTTCCGCACCGCCGACGGCGCGTTCGCGGTGGGCCAGCCCGAGTCGGCCAGCACCTGGTTCCCGGTCAACGACCATCCGTCGGACAAGGCGACGTTCAAGCTGGCCATGACCGTGCCGGACGGGCTGGAGGTGCTCAGCAACGGGGTGCCGGGGCGGCGCACCAACGCGGCCGGGTGGACGACCTGGACCTGGTCGGAGGGCGCGCCGATGGCCAGCTACCTCGCCACGGTGGCGATCGGGCAGTACCGGATCACCACCGGCACCCACGACGGGAAGCCGATGATCGTGGCGGTGCCCGCTTCGATGCCCGCCGGCGACCCCGCGGCGAAGTCGCTGGCCCGCACCGGTGAGGTGACGGACTTCCTCGCGACCCAGTTCGGGCCGTACCCGTTCGACGCGAACGGCGGGGTGGTGGTCGCCGACGACCGGCTCGACTTCGCGCTGGAGACCCAGACCCGCCCGGTCTACGGCGACACCTGGTTCGACGACGGCGAAAACACCAGCGTGGTCGCGCACGAGCTGGGCCACCAGTGGTACGGCAACAGCCTCGCCCTGGAACGCTGGCAGGACATCTGGCTCAACGAGGGGTTCGCCACGTACGCGGAGTGGCTGTGGCGCGAGCACGAGGGCCAGGCCACCGTGGCGGAGAGCTTCGACCGCACGTACACAAAGTTCAAGGACTGGTCCCAGCCCACCGGCAAGCCGGGCCCGGACGGGATCTTCGACGCCGCGGTCTACGAGCGTGGGGCCATGACCCTGTACGCGCTGCGCCGCGCGATGGGCGACACCGCGTTCGCCGGGCTGCTCAAGACGTGGGCGGCGCAGCAGCGCGACGGCAACGTCACCACGACCGAGTTCATCGCGGCCGCGCAACAGGCGGCTGGTGGCACCGACCTGGATCCGGTGTTCCAGGCGTGGCTGTTCGGCACCACCAAGCCGCCGCGTCCCTAGCGGTGGATCAGGTCCGGGTGCTTGGTGAGGTACGGGCCGACCTGGTCGGCGGTGACCGCCTTGAGGAAGCCCCGGCCCTCCGGAAGCAGCTGTTCGCCGAGGTAGCGGCCGCCGCTGCCGACCGAGTCGCCGGGCAGCCCGACCAGGGTCAGCTGGTCCGGCTTGAGGTTGCTCAGCGCGCTCGCGTACTCCAGCGGGGTCTTGCCGCCCACGTAGACCAGGCTGTCCCCGAGCGCGGTGAGCAGCGCCTGCAGCTTGGCGGGGTCGGTTCCGACGCCGGTGTCCAGCGCCTTGGTGAGCAGGGCCCGGACGAGCTGCCGCTGGTGGCGCCCCCGGTCGTAGTCGCCGCCCTTGAGGCCGTACCGCTGGCGGGCGTAGTCGATCGCCTGCCAGCCGACCAGGTTCTGCGTGCCGGGCTTGTACACGGCCTGCGGGCCGACGTACCCGCCGCCACCGCGCTGCAGGGTACGCAGGCCGCCGTCCGGGCGGCGGTGGATCGAGACGACCTTCTGGTCGATCGTCAGGGTGACCCCGCCGAGCGCGTCGGTGAGCTTCTCCAGCCCGCCGAAGGTGAGGACCGCCCCGGCGTGGAAGGTCTTGATCCCGGTGTACGCGGAGATCGTCTTGGCCAGTAGCTCGTACCCCTGCTGGACGTTGGCCTTGTCGCTGCCGGGTACCCGCGCGCCCCGGCTCATCGCCTCGGTGATCTTGTAGCGGCCGCCCTTGAAGCCGGACTTCGGGAACGCCGGGATGTCGACCCGCAGGTCGCGGGGGAGCGAGTACAGGTAGCCGTGGTCGAGGCCACGTTCGAGGTGCAGCAGCATGATCGTGTCGGAGTGCGGCTGCCAGTCCTTGACGCTGACCCGGGTGTCGACCCCGAGCAGCAGCAGGTCGAGGGGTCCGGTGATCCCGGCACCGGGCTCCGGTGCCGAGGCTGAGGGGGCGGCGGTCGCGGGGGCGGAGGGGGGCGCGGACGCCGGGGCGGCGGCCGCACCGCTGCCCGCCGTGCGGGTGTGCAGCGCGTACGCGACACCCCCACCGGCCAGCACCAGGAACGCCACCACGGCCGCCGTCCAGATCATCTGCTGTTTACGCACAGCGCGAAGATAGCTCGCAACTCAAACGCCACCGATCCGCTCCTCGGCTACTGGAATCTCCGCCGACGGTGGGGATGCCGGTCACTTGGCCGGCGTTTCGCGTGGAGGTACGTGGAATGCGGGCTGGCGTTGCGACGTTGGCGTTGGGCCTGGCGGCCGGTGGTCTGATCGTGACGGGCGCCCCGGCGCGCGCCGACGTGGGGGTCCCGGCGGTCTCTCTGATCGTCGGTCTGCGTACCCCGGACGCGGGGGCGACGGCCGCGGGCGCCGCGGCGATCGCGAGCACCCAGGCGGACGTGGTGGGCAGGCTCGACGAGCGGGTCGACGTCGTCGACGCCGCACCGCTGGCCGACGCGGTCACCGTGGAGGTCCCCGCCGACCAGGCCGCCGCGGCCACCGCCGCGCTGCGCGGTGACCCGGCGGTCCGCTACGTCGAGCCGGACCACGTCGCGCACGCGGCGGCGGTCCCGAACGATCCCGGGTACTCGTACCAGTGGGGGGTGCGCAAGACCCGCGTCAGCACCGCCTGGTCGACCACCCACGGTTCCAGCAGCGTGGTGATCGCCGTGGTCGACACCGGGGTGAGCCGGACCCCCGATCTGACCGGGCGCGTGCTGGCCGGCTACGACTTCGTCAACAACGACAGCAACGCCGCCGACGACAACGGGCACGGCACGCTCGTGGCGGGCGTGGCCGCCGCGGCCGGCAACGACGCCGAGGGCATCGCGGGCGTCTGCTGGACCTGCAAGGTCCTGCCGGTCAAGGTGCTGGACCGCAACGGCACCGGTGACTACAGCGACATCGCCAAGGGCATCCGGTGGGCCGCCGACCACGGCGCCGACGTGATCAACCTGTCGCTCAGCGGCACGGCCGACAGCCAGCTGCTGCGCGACGCGGTCACGTACGCGATGGGCAAGGGTGCTCTCGTGGTGGCGGCGGCGGGCAACGACGGCGAGAAGTCCCGGCACTTCCCGGCGGCGATCTCGGCGGTGCTGTCGGTGGGCGCCTCGACGTCGGCGGACACCCGCTACTCATGGTCGAACTACGGCGGCTGGGTGGACGTCGCCGCGCCCGGCTGCAACCCGGCGCAGGCGAAGGACGGTTCGATCGTCGTGTTCTGCGGCACCTCCTCGAGCTCCCCGATGGTCGCGGGTATCGCGGCGTTGCTGGCGGGCAGCGGCACCCCCGCGACCCCCGTCAAGATCCGTTCCGTGCTGAGCGCGTCGGCCCGGCAGCTCACCACGACCTGGCTGACGTGGGGCCGCGTCGACGCGGCGACCGCGCTGGCCGCCCTGCCGGACCGCACGGCGCCGCAGGTGTCGTTCCGCACGCCGGCGGCCTCCGCCCTGGTCGGCGGCACCGTCAGCGTCGGCGCCACGGCCACCGACAGCGCCGCCGTCAGCCGGGTCCAGCTGCTGCTCAACGACACCGTGGTGGCCTCGGACGTCACCGCCCCGTACGTGTTGCGCTGGAAGTCGGCCCCCCGCAACGGCAAGACCACCCTGGTGCTGCGGGTGTACGACCGGGCGGGCAACGCCGCGACGGCGCGCCGTACGGTGCTGGTCGACAGCAGCGGCCCGGCGGTGACCGTGACGAAGGCCCCGGCGAACCGCACCCGCCACATCCGCGGCACGAAGTACGTCACCGCGCAGGCGAGCGACGCGCACGGCGTCGCGCGCCTGGAACTGGTGGTCGACGGCAAGGTCACCCAGCGGTACGCGGTGCCCACCCCGGCGCCCGGCTCCGTCGCCCGGCACAGGTTCAAGGTCAAGACCTGGAAGCACGGCAGGTCCATGACGGTACGGGTCCGCGCCTACGACTCGCTGGGCAACCTGCGCTCCGCCCCGGCCCGGAAGTGGTACCGCTGACGCCGGTAAACTCGGCCGTCATGAGCACACCCCGCCCGGTTCTCGTCGTCGACTTCGGTGCCCAGTACGCCCAGCTGATCGCCCGCCGGGTCCGGGAGGCGCGGGTGTATTCGGAGATCGTGCCGCACTCGATGCCGGTCGCCGACATGCTGGCCAAGAACCCGGCCGCGATCATCCTGTCGGGCGGGCCCTCCAGCGTGTACGAGCCGGGCGCCCCGGTGCTGGACCCGGCGCTGTTCGACAACGACGTGCCGGTCTTCGGCATCTGCTACGGCTTCCAGGCGATGGCCCAGGCCCTCGGCGGCACGGTGGCCCAGACCGGAGCCCGCGAGTACGGCCGTACGGTGCTGGCCGCCCAGGGTGGGACCCTGCTGCGTGAGCTGCCCGCGGGTCTGCCGGTGTGGATGAGCCACGGCGACAGCGTCACGGTCGCCCCCGCCGGTTTCGCGGTGACCGCGGCGTCGTCGGGCGCCCCCGTGGCCGCGTTCGAGGATCTGGCCGCGCGCCGGGCCGGGGTGCAGTTCCACCCCGAGGTGGCGCACACGGAGCAGGGCCAGGAGGTGCTGCGCCGCTTCCTGTACGACATCGCGGGCATCGAACCGACCTGGACGCCGACGAACATCATCGAGGAGCAGGTCGCCGCGATCCGCGCCCAGGTGGGCGACAAGCAGGTGATCTGCGGGCTGTCCGGCGGGGTCGACTCGGCGGTCGCCGCGGCGCTGGTGCACAAGGCGGTCGGCGACCAGCTCACCTGCGTCTTCGTCGACCACGGCCTGCTGCGGGCCGGCGAGGCCGAGCAGGTGGAGAAGGACTACGTGGCCGCCACCGGCATCCGGCTCAAGGTGGTCGACGCGGCGGACCGGTTCCTGGGCCACCTGGCCGGGGTCACGGACCCCGAGCAGAAGCGCAAGATCATCGGCCGGGAGTTCATCCGCGTCTTCGAGCAGGCGGCCCGCGAGGTCGACGCCGAGCGCCACGTGGAGTACCTGGTGCAGGGCACCCTCTACCCCGACGTGGTGGAGTCGGGTGGCGGCACCGGCACGGCCAACATCAAGAGTCACCACAACGTGGGCGGTCTCCCGGAGGACCTGAAGTTCGCGCTGGTCGAGCCGCTGCGCACGCTGTTCAAGGACGAGGTGCGGGCGCTCGGCGCGGAGCTGGGCCTGCCCGAGGAGATCGTGCAGCGGCACCCGTTCCCCGGACCGGGCCTGGCCATCCGGATCATCGGCGCGGTGGACCGCGAGCGCCTCGACGTGCTACGCGCCGCCGACCTGATCGCCCGCGAGGAGCTGACCGCATCCGGCCTGGACCGCGACGTCTGGCAGTTCCCGGTCGTGCTGCTGGCGGACGTGCGCAGCGTCGGCGTGCAGGGCGACGGCCGGACCTACGGGCACCCCGTCGTGCTGCGGCCGGTCTCCAGCGAGGACGCCATGACCGCGGACTGGTCGCGGCTGCCGTACGACGTCATCGCCCGGATCTCGACCCGCATCACGAACGAGGTGCCCGAGGTCAACCGGGTGGTGCTGGACGTGACCAGCAAGCCGCCGGGCACGATCGAGTGGGAGTGACCCGTCACGCCACCGGCGTGCTGGGCGGCTGACCCCAGGCGGGGTCGGCCGGGTTGGGCCAGACCGGGGCGGCGGGTCGCGCCTCTTCGGGCATGACCAGCCACATGACCGGGTAGGCCAGTAGCGCCGCGCCCCCGGTCACGATGGCCAGCACGGCGAAGCCGACGCGGACCGCCACGGGGTCGACGCCGAAGTATCGTCCGAGGCCACCGCAGACACCCGCCAGGACGCGGTCGTCGGTCGGTCGGCGCAGCTGCTTGTACGGGGCGACAGTCGGTTCAGTCATGCCATCCAGCGTGGCCGCCGGGGTGCCCCGCGCGCCTCGGTGACCGCCCCGATCCGGGCCCTGACTTCCGTCTCCGGGTCGTGCGAATCGGCGCGCGGCGGCGTTGCTGTAAGACCCCGGAGCGGTGTCATAATGAGGTTGCAGAACGTTACCTGGTGATCGCCGATTGTGGGCGAAGCAGCCCTGATCTGCGGCTACGCAGCGCTATCGCCCTGTCAGGAATCCGACAGACCTTCATTCCAGGTGACATAACCCGGGGAGAATCCCGCCGTGACTCCCGCGCTCGAACCACTCCGCAGGATCGCGGCCTACGCCGTCGCGACCGACCCGGAAGGCAAGGTCCTTCTGGTCCGGGCCTCCTCGCGCTCCGGCACCCCCGGGGTCTGGTCTCTCCCCGGTGGCGCCGTCGACCACGGCGAAGACCCGAACCACACCGTCGTCCGTGAGACGGCGGCCGAGACCGGCCTGTCCGTCGCGGTCACCGGCCTGCGCGACGTCCTCGCGGACATGCGCTCGCTGCCGCACCGCGGCGTCACGATCCACACCGACCGCCTCGTGTACGAGGTGTCCGTCCGCGGCGGCACCCTCTGCGACCGGGCCGGGCGCTCCACCGACCTGGCCCGCTGGCACACCCCCGCCGAGGCCGAACGGCTCAAGCTGCGCCCGTTCACCGCCGCCGCCCTCGGACTCTCCGCCGCCTCCGCCGACCTGCGCCCGGAGGAGGTCCCGGACTTCCCGTCCTTCTACGCCTACCCCGGCCCGGACGGGCTGCACCGCGCGCAGCGCTTCGCGGCGTACGCGATCGCCACCGACCCGGACGACCGGCTCCTGCTGACCCGCATCGCCCCCGGCTACCCCGGCGCCGGCTGCTGGCACCTGCCCGGCGGCGGCACCGACTACGGCGAGCAGCCCGGCCCCGCCCTCATCCGGGAGCTGGCCGAGGAGACCGGCCAGGTCGGGCGCCTCGTCGAGCTGCTCGGCGTCGCCAGCCACCGCGACGCCGCCTCGCTGGGCCCCGAGGGGTACCCGATCGACTGGCACGGCGTCCGGGCGTTCTACCGGGTCGTGGTCGAGGCACCCACCGAGGTGATCGTGCGCGACGTGGGCGGCTCCACCTCCGAGGCGTGCTGGATGCCGCTGGCCCAGGTCACCGAGCTGCCCGTGAACCAGCTCACGGAAGTCACGGCGGAGGCCCTGAAGGCCGCGCGGCTAACGTAGGGGCGTGCGGATCAGGCGGGTGGGGGCGTACGGGCTGGTGCGCGACGGCAACGGCCGGGTGCTGCTGGCCCGCGGTTCCGACGCCAGCGAGTTCCCCGGCCTGTGGTCCCTGCCCGGCGGCGGCGTGGATCAGGGCGAGCACCCCGACGACGCGGTCGTCCGGGAGTTCGCCGAGGAAACCGGCCTCGCGGTCCGGGTGCTGCGCGTGCGCGAGGTCACCGCGGACGTGGTCCGGCTGCCCAGCTCCGGGGCGTACGAGCACACCGACCGGGTGATCTACGACGTCGAGCCGTACGCGGGGGCGCTGCGCGACGAGATCGACGGGACGACCGACGCGGTGGCCTGGGTCACCGGCTCGGACCTCGCCGGGCTGGCGCTGCAGCCGTGGACCGCGCGGCTGCTCGGCCTGCCGGTGCCCGCGGACGGGGCGCCTCTCGTCGCCGCGGACGGGCCGCTCGCCACACCCGCCCGGGTGCAGCGCTTCGGTGCGTACGCGGTCGCGACCGACCCGGCCGGGCGCATCCTGCTGACCCGGATCGCGCCCGGATACCCCGGTGCGGACCGCTGGCACCTGCCCGGCGGAGGCACGGACCACGGGGAGACGCCCGAGCAGGCGCTCGCCCGGGAACTGGTCGAGGAGACCTCACAGCGCGGCCGGATCACCGGCCTGCTGTCGATCTCCCACAAGTACGATCCAGCCGCTCTGGGCCCCGAAGGGGTGCCGGTCGACTGGCACGTCATCAGGGTCCTGTTCAGAGTTTTGATCGATGTGCCGACAGTACCCGTAGTGACAGAGGCGGCGGGTGGCTCCACCGCCGAGGCCGGGTGGTTCAGCCCGGCCGAGGCGCGGAACCTCCCGCTCACCGAGGTCGCACGGTCGGCGGTACGACAGGTCACGGGCTGAACCGGTCCGATAGACTCAAGCCCAGGGACAGGGTGAAACCGGGCCTGCCCGTCCGCCGAGCGAGGAAAACAGGTGGCGGACGCCGTTGTACACAACCGGTCGATCGGTCTCTCGCCAAGACCGGGTGGCTGTGCAATGGTGTAACCCGCCAACGAGCCGAAGAGACGGACCAGGCCCCACTCGCCGCTGCTGAGCAGGCGGGTAGACCGATCCCACGATGGAGGAGCACGTGCCGAGAACCCCTTGGCGCCGGCGTCGCACGACGGATAGTCCCCGTCCCGCCGGGCGCCGTTGGGCAGGCCGGCTGCGCCACGGCGGAACGATCGCCCGGCAGGCCCTGCTGGTCAGGGTCGGGCGCCGCTCCGGCGACACCCGGCGGGCGGCCACGGCCACCCGCGCCGAGGTGCTCTACACCGGCATCGACACCGTCACCTACCCGTACGGGGGGCGCGGAGTGCCCGGCCCGGCCGCGCACCTGCCGGTGCAGGCGCCGGTCGCCGAGGAGCCGAGCACGTCGCTGCTGCCCGGCGAGCACACTTTCGCCCGTCGTGCCCGCTTCGCGCTGGTGAACTCGTGCACGCTGGCCAGCCTGAGCCTCGGCCTGCTGGCGATCTTCCTGGCCATGCACGGCGAGGCCCGGTTCGCGGCGGCCTGCCTGGTCGCCTGCGTGGCCTTCGACGGTCTCGACGGCGCGCTCGCCCGCAAGCTGGGCGTGTCCAGCCCGTTCGGCGCGCAGATGGACTCACTGGCCGACATGTGCTCGTTCGGCCTGGCCGCCCCGGTCGTGGTGTACGCGTCGCTGGCGCACACCGTGCCCACCGCGGCCGCCGCCGTGGCCTGCATGCTGGTCGCCGGCTGCGCCGCGATCCGGCTGGCCCGCTTCAACGTCTCGCCCAAGGACGGCAAGTTCTTCTGCGGCGTGCCCACCACGATGGCCGCCGCCGTGCTGGCGCTGACGGTGCTCATCGGGCTGCCGATCCCCGGCATCGCGCTGCTGGCCGGGGTCGCGCTGCTGGCGTTCGCGATGGTCTCCAGCTTCCCGTACGCGAAGCTGGCCCGGATCGTGAAGCTGCCGCCGTGGCTGTGGCTGCTGCCGATCGTCGGCGCGCTGGTCGACGCCCGGCTGACCTTCGTCTTCCTGGTCACGGCGTACCTGCTCAGCGGCCCGGTGCTGTGGCTGCGCACCCGCCGCGCCGCCGCCTGACAAGTCCGACAGCAAAGGCCGCCCCCTGCGTGGGCGGCCTTTGCTTTTCCAATAATGGATACTACTATCCATTATTGTGAGAACCGCGCCGCCGTTGCTGGCGCCCCTGTTCCGGTCGGACGGCCAGGCACGCCTGCTGGCCGAGCTGTTCCTATCCGGTGCTGACGAGCTCAACCTGCACGAACTCGCGCGGCGGACCGACCTCGCGTACGGCACGGTGCATCGCGAGGTGCGCCGGCTCCTGGATGTCGGACTGCTTTGGGAGCGCCGCATAGGCCAGGCCCGCTACGTGCGGCCAAACCCGGATTCGCCGCTGACCCAGCCGGTCCGTGATCTGCTGCTCGTCTCCGCTGGTCCGGTTCCGCTGCTGGCGGTCGAGCTCGGCGCGATCACCGGTGTGCAGGCGGCGTTTCTGTTCGGATCCTTCGCGGCGCGAATGCGCGGGGAGCCGGGTCCGCCGCCCAACGACATCGACGTGTTGGTCGTGGGCGACCCGGCGAACCCGGCCGCGGTGTACGACGCCTGCCGAAGGGTCGGTGACCAGGTGGGCCGTGAGGTCAACCCGACGATCATGACCCGCGACGAGCTGGCACACCACACCGGCTTTCTGACCCAGGTCCGCGACAGCCCAGTCGTTCCGATCATCGGGGAGTTGCCGTGGCGGTGACGCCGCTGATCAGTGACCAGCAGACCGCAGTGGACGCGTTGGTCGCCTTGCGCCGCCTCGAGCGCGTGCCAGTAAGCGTGCGGGTCTAGCCGGAGGGGCGGCGCCGGGTCAGATCCAGCGGGCGATGACCGAGCTGGCGCCGATCACCTTGTCACCCGCCGCGACCTTCGCCTCCGCGCGGTCCGCGGGCAGGTAGACGTCCGTGCGGGAGCCGAACCGGATCAGACCGAGACGCTCACCGCGGGCGACCAGCGCGCCGACCGGCGTGCGCTGCACGATCCGACGGGCGATCAGGCCAGTACGCTGCGCCACCACCACCGTGCCGTGGTCGGTGTCCAGGACCGTGTACGCCGCCACGTTGTGCTCGGCCGCCGCGGTCATCGCGTTGGCGTACCCGCCTTCCTCGACGAAGTAGTCCGTGACGCGACCGGCCACCGGCACCCGGTTGACGTGCACGTCGAGCACGGACAGGAAGACCGCCACGCGCAGGAACTCGCCGTCGCCGAACCGCTCGTCGCGGAGCCGCTCGACCGACAGCACCCGCCCGTCGCTGGCCGCCACCACCGCGTCGGCGTCGCCGGGCACGTCCCGTTCCGGGTCCCGGAAGAACGCCGCGATCGGGGCCGCTGCCAGCGCCGGGAGCAGCCACAGCTTCGACTTCGGGCGCGCCGAGCGGGCCAGCGCCGCCAGGC
Protein-coding regions in this window:
- a CDS encoding M1 family metallopeptidase, whose translation is MKRGLAAGIAIVIAAGGCTSGRNSSADRPSAQASSRAPSFSPGAPGAGDPYFPTYGNGGYDVGGYDLALRFDPGTGRLSGTATITATATQDLSRFNLDLAHLTASEVTVDGRGATSQAEGNELVVTPAVGLLKDRPFTVVVRYAGVPQPLANEALGEGGWFRTADGAFAVGQPESASTWFPVNDHPSDKATFKLAMTVPDGLEVLSNGVPGRRTNAAGWTTWTWSEGAPMASYLATVAIGQYRITTGTHDGKPMIVAVPASMPAGDPAAKSLARTGEVTDFLATQFGPYPFDANGGVVVADDRLDFALETQTRPVYGDTWFDDGENTSVVAHELGHQWYGNSLALERWQDIWLNEGFATYAEWLWREHEGQATVAESFDRTYTKFKDWSQPTGKPGPDGIFDAAVYERGAMTLYALRRAMGDTAFAGLLKTWAAQQRDGNVTTTEFIAAAQQAAGGTDLDPVFQAWLFGTTKPPRP
- a CDS encoding LCP family protein, with translation MRKQQMIWTAAVVAFLVLAGGGVAYALHTRTAGSGAAAAPASAPPSAPATAAPSASAPEPGAGITGPLDLLLLGVDTRVSVKDWQPHSDTIMLLHLERGLDHGYLYSLPRDLRVDIPAFPKSGFKGGRYKITEAMSRGARVPGSDKANVQQGYELLAKTISAYTGIKTFHAGAVLTFGGLEKLTDALGGVTLTIDQKVVSIHRRPDGGLRTLQRGGGGYVGPQAVYKPGTQNLVGWQAIDYARQRYGLKGGDYDRGRHQRQLVRALLTKALDTGVGTDPAKLQALLTALGDSLVYVGGKTPLEYASALSNLKPDQLTLVGLPGDSVGSGGRYLGEQLLPEGRGFLKAVTADQVGPYLTKHPDLIHR
- a CDS encoding S8 family serine peptidase; protein product: MRAGVATLALGLAAGGLIVTGAPARADVGVPAVSLIVGLRTPDAGATAAGAAAIASTQADVVGRLDERVDVVDAAPLADAVTVEVPADQAAAATAALRGDPAVRYVEPDHVAHAAAVPNDPGYSYQWGVRKTRVSTAWSTTHGSSSVVIAVVDTGVSRTPDLTGRVLAGYDFVNNDSNAADDNGHGTLVAGVAAAAGNDAEGIAGVCWTCKVLPVKVLDRNGTGDYSDIAKGIRWAADHGADVINLSLSGTADSQLLRDAVTYAMGKGALVVAAAGNDGEKSRHFPAAISAVLSVGASTSADTRYSWSNYGGWVDVAAPGCNPAQAKDGSIVVFCGTSSSSPMVAGIAALLAGSGTPATPVKIRSVLSASARQLTTTWLTWGRVDAATALAALPDRTAPQVSFRTPAASALVGGTVSVGATATDSAAVSRVQLLLNDTVVASDVTAPYVLRWKSAPRNGKTTLVLRVYDRAGNAATARRTVLVDSSGPAVTVTKAPANRTRHIRGTKYVTAQASDAHGVARLELVVDGKVTQRYAVPTPAPGSVARHRFKVKTWKHGRSMTVRVRAYDSLGNLRSAPARKWYR
- the guaA gene encoding glutamine-hydrolyzing GMP synthase, whose product is MSTPRPVLVVDFGAQYAQLIARRVREARVYSEIVPHSMPVADMLAKNPAAIILSGGPSSVYEPGAPVLDPALFDNDVPVFGICYGFQAMAQALGGTVAQTGAREYGRTVLAAQGGTLLRELPAGLPVWMSHGDSVTVAPAGFAVTAASSGAPVAAFEDLAARRAGVQFHPEVAHTEQGQEVLRRFLYDIAGIEPTWTPTNIIEEQVAAIRAQVGDKQVICGLSGGVDSAVAAALVHKAVGDQLTCVFVDHGLLRAGEAEQVEKDYVAATGIRLKVVDAADRFLGHLAGVTDPEQKRKIIGREFIRVFEQAAREVDAERHVEYLVQGTLYPDVVESGGGTGTANIKSHHNVGGLPEDLKFALVEPLRTLFKDEVRALGAELGLPEEIVQRHPFPGPGLAIRIIGAVDRERLDVLRAADLIAREELTASGLDRDVWQFPVVLLADVRSVGVQGDGRTYGHPVVLRPVSSEDAMTADWSRLPYDVIARISTRITNEVPEVNRVVLDVTSKPPGTIEWE
- a CDS encoding PspC domain-containing protein codes for the protein MTEPTVAPYKQLRRPTDDRVLAGVCGGLGRYFGVDPVAVRVGFAVLAIVTGGAALLAYPVMWLVMPEEARPAAPVWPNPADPAWGQPPSTPVA
- a CDS encoding NUDIX hydrolase: MTPALEPLRRIAAYAVATDPEGKVLLVRASSRSGTPGVWSLPGGAVDHGEDPNHTVVRETAAETGLSVAVTGLRDVLADMRSLPHRGVTIHTDRLVYEVSVRGGTLCDRAGRSTDLARWHTPAEAERLKLRPFTAAALGLSAASADLRPEEVPDFPSFYAYPGPDGLHRAQRFAAYAIATDPDDRLLLTRIAPGYPGAGCWHLPGGGTDYGEQPGPALIRELAEETGQVGRLVELLGVASHRDAASLGPEGYPIDWHGVRAFYRVVVEAPTEVIVRDVGGSTSEACWMPLAQVTELPVNQLTEVTAEALKAARLT
- a CDS encoding NUDIX hydrolase: MRIRRVGAYGLVRDGNGRVLLARGSDASEFPGLWSLPGGGVDQGEHPDDAVVREFAEETGLAVRVLRVREVTADVVRLPSSGAYEHTDRVIYDVEPYAGALRDEIDGTTDAVAWVTGSDLAGLALQPWTARLLGLPVPADGAPLVAADGPLATPARVQRFGAYAVATDPAGRILLTRIAPGYPGADRWHLPGGGTDHGETPEQALARELVEETSQRGRITGLLSISHKYDPAALGPEGVPVDWHVIRVLFRVLIDVPTVPVVTEAAGGSTAEAGWFSPAEARNLPLTEVARSAVRQVTG
- a CDS encoding CDP-alcohol phosphatidyltransferase family protein, coding for MRHGGTIARQALLVRVGRRSGDTRRAATATRAEVLYTGIDTVTYPYGGRGVPGPAAHLPVQAPVAEEPSTSLLPGEHTFARRARFALVNSCTLASLSLGLLAIFLAMHGEARFAAACLVACVAFDGLDGALARKLGVSSPFGAQMDSLADMCSFGLAAPVVVYASLAHTVPTAAAAVACMLVAGCAAIRLARFNVSPKDGKFFCGVPTTMAAAVLALTVLIGLPIPGIALLAGVALLAFAMVSSFPYAKLARIVKLPPWLWLLPIVGALVDARLTFVFLVTAYLLSGPVLWLRTRRAAA
- a CDS encoding helix-turn-helix domain-containing protein encodes the protein MRTAPPLLAPLFRSDGQARLLAELFLSGADELNLHELARRTDLAYGTVHREVRRLLDVGLLWERRIGQARYVRPNPDSPLTQPVRDLLLVSAGPVPLLAVELGAITGVQAAFLFGSFAARMRGEPGPPPNDIDVLVVGDPANPAAVYDACRRVGDQVGREVNPTIMTRDELAHHTGFLTQVRDSPVVPIIGELPWR